In one Sphingobium indicum B90A genomic region, the following are encoded:
- a CDS encoding translocation/assembly module TamB domain-containing protein, whose protein sequence is MAEETVILREKRPLWQKVALGVVGLVVALAVLAAGLLLFLDTQPGKKFLIRQIAALKLESGMAIEVGRIDGSIYSDMTIRNLVLRDPKGIFAVSPEVHVVWSPFRYIDNHISVRLLESPLVVLARSPRFNITKTDPNAPILPDLDIDVDRLKIARFLVAKPVIGQKREIAIDGVTHIADGRAILSADAVVDSGDRLHANLDAVPAQNRLAMKGRLTAPKGGVIAAMSGLTDGFTATLDGRGTWQAWNGRLIAMSGKGELANIALAARDGNFTAKGPLRPGLVFAGTVDRLTMPALDVDLFAGMNERRVNLKGSLKSPAVAATAQGLVDLGQSRFGALRIDAALLAPGAIMEKVKGRDVRASVILDGPMATPFIDYDITARQIAFDATGIENLKASGRAVIDADRIRIPVSATASRVTGLNAAAGGLLNNLRVKGDFAYAAGKLISDNLKIDSDRVDATAIVLADMDNAVYRGALKGRVNDYRIDGVGIVNLQTDVKLVPGPRGGFGLSGRFGVRTARWENASVRDFLGGNAVASGSIGMTPEGRFTLSGLKGAAPEFRIHSGSGSYDTDGRIAFDARATSNRYGPLALTVRGTMERPNAVLRAARPNVGVQLHDVVAKLNGEAAGYRLEATGGSAYGPFFANVLIRTSKGPLTIDIAKARFAGIDMNGRVQQSAAGPFTGQLAMNGSGVTGAVRLTAVGKAQGAQLNATASNAKLPGEADVVIGRALITANMVLAEQPQISADVQMANAAYGDYVVRKARGRIDYRGGRGRAQLVADGSTGVPFSIAMNAALRPTLYAVALEGRASNIPFRFARPAIVRIEQAGYRLEPATLVLPQGRVDLAGRFGQQTAMQARFKDFDLAIVNMASPGLGIGGKATGTLDFAQDGSAFPTATTRLAIADFRRSSLTAVSDPVSMAVEGKLSSAGGNMRGLIRRGNATLGRFVATLAPPGPGAGWAQQLQSAPLGGGIRYAGPADVLFSFAGLADQQLTGPIAVAADFGGRLSAPRLNGLVRANALTYENETFGTRVTQMRLDGRFTNDRLDLRDFSGRAGEGTVQASGTVGLAAESGYPMNIAVRLNRARLARSEAITSVVSGTLAITNSPADGGLIRGDLSLPETRYRVAWQGGSDIRQLTGVRRKGEGTDLLDQRVAARQAAARPAPWKLDVRIRADNEIYVTGMGLDSEWKTNMRVTGTASDPRVVGKIEVIRGRYSFSGHQFDLEQGVISFNGPMMNPTLAIRAETKISDVTAGIAVGGTAQRPDIAFVSTPTLPQDEILARILFGDNVANLSATQAIQLAAALNGLRGGGGGLNPMGKLQNASGVDRIGIVGGDEATGRGTSLAVGQHISNNIYVEVITDPKGFTATQLEISLSRTLSLLSKTGTNAGSSANLRYSKDY, encoded by the coding sequence CCATAGAGGTCGGGCGGATCGACGGGTCGATCTACAGCGACATGACGATCCGCAATCTGGTGCTGCGCGACCCCAAGGGCATTTTCGCGGTCAGCCCGGAAGTGCATGTGGTGTGGAGTCCCTTCCGCTACATCGACAACCATATTTCGGTGCGGCTGCTGGAAAGCCCGCTGGTGGTCCTCGCCCGCAGCCCGCGGTTCAACATCACCAAGACCGATCCCAACGCCCCGATCCTGCCCGACCTGGACATCGACGTCGACCGGCTGAAGATCGCCCGGTTCCTCGTCGCCAAGCCGGTCATAGGTCAAAAACGCGAGATCGCCATCGACGGCGTGACCCATATCGCTGACGGCCGCGCCATATTGTCCGCCGATGCGGTGGTGGACAGCGGCGACCGTTTGCACGCCAATCTCGACGCCGTGCCCGCGCAGAACCGCCTGGCCATGAAGGGCAGGCTGACCGCGCCCAAAGGCGGGGTGATCGCGGCGATGAGCGGCCTGACCGACGGCTTCACCGCGACGCTGGACGGCCGGGGGACATGGCAGGCGTGGAACGGGCGGCTGATCGCCATGTCGGGCAAGGGCGAGCTGGCGAACATCGCGCTCGCCGCCCGCGACGGCAATTTCACGGCGAAGGGGCCGCTGCGGCCGGGGCTGGTCTTCGCCGGGACGGTCGACCGGCTGACGATGCCCGCGCTCGACGTCGACCTGTTCGCGGGGATGAACGAGCGGCGGGTGAACCTCAAAGGCTCGCTGAAATCCCCCGCCGTCGCCGCCACCGCGCAGGGGCTGGTCGACCTTGGCCAAAGCCGGTTCGGGGCGCTCCGGATCGACGCCGCCCTGCTTGCCCCCGGCGCGATCATGGAGAAGGTGAAGGGCCGCGACGTGCGCGCCTCCGTCATTCTCGACGGGCCGATGGCGACGCCCTTCATCGACTATGACATCACCGCCAGGCAGATCGCCTTCGACGCCACCGGCATCGAGAATCTGAAGGCCAGCGGGCGCGCCGTGATCGACGCCGACCGCATCCGCATTCCGGTGAGCGCCACCGCCAGCCGCGTCACCGGCCTCAACGCGGCGGCGGGCGGGCTGCTCAACAATCTGCGGGTGAAGGGCGACTTCGCCTATGCCGCGGGGAAGCTGATCAGCGACAATCTGAAGATCGACAGCGACCGGGTGGACGCCACCGCCATCGTGCTGGCGGACATGGACAACGCCGTCTATCGCGGCGCGCTGAAGGGCCGGGTCAATGACTACCGGATCGACGGCGTCGGCATCGTCAACCTGCAGACCGATGTGAAGCTGGTGCCGGGACCGAGGGGCGGATTCGGCCTGTCCGGCCGCTTCGGCGTGCGCACGGCGCGGTGGGAGAACGCCTCCGTCCGCGACTTCCTGGGCGGCAATGCCGTCGCGTCCGGCAGCATCGGCATGACGCCGGAGGGCAGGTTCACCCTCAGCGGCCTGAAGGGCGCGGCGCCCGAATTCCGCATCCACAGCGGTTCGGGCAGCTATGATACGGATGGCCGGATCGCCTTCGACGCCAGGGCGACGTCCAACCGATACGGCCCGCTGGCGCTGACCGTGCGCGGCACGATGGAGCGACCCAATGCGGTGCTGCGCGCCGCCCGACCCAATGTCGGGGTGCAGCTTCACGATGTCGTGGCGAAACTGAACGGCGAGGCGGCGGGCTATAGGCTGGAAGCCACCGGCGGGTCCGCCTATGGCCCCTTCTTCGCCAATGTGCTGATCCGCACCTCTAAGGGGCCGCTCACCATCGACATAGCCAAAGCGCGTTTCGCCGGGATCGACATGAACGGCCGCGTGCAGCAGAGCGCCGCCGGTCCCTTCACCGGGCAGCTTGCCATGAACGGTTCCGGCGTCACCGGCGCGGTCCGCCTGACGGCGGTGGGCAAGGCGCAGGGCGCGCAGCTGAACGCCACCGCCAGCAATGCCAAGCTGCCGGGCGAGGCGGATGTGGTGATCGGCCGGGCGCTGATCACCGCGAACATGGTGCTGGCCGAACAGCCGCAGATCAGCGCCGACGTGCAGATGGCGAACGCCGCCTATGGCGACTATGTGGTGCGCAAGGCGCGCGGGCGGATCGACTATCGCGGCGGGCGCGGGCGGGCGCAACTGGTCGCTGACGGTTCGACCGGCGTGCCCTTCTCCATCGCCATGAACGCCGCGCTGCGCCCGACGCTCTATGCCGTCGCGCTGGAGGGACGGGCGAGCAACATTCCCTTCCGCTTCGCCCGGCCCGCCATCGTCCGGATCGAGCAGGCGGGGTATCGGCTGGAACCCGCGACGCTGGTGCTGCCGCAGGGGCGGGTGGATCTGGCGGGCCGCTTCGGCCAGCAGACGGCGATGCAGGCGCGGTTCAAGGATTTCGACCTCGCCATCGTCAACATGGCCTCGCCGGGGCTGGGCATTGGCGGGAAGGCGACCGGCACGCTGGATTTCGCGCAGGATGGTTCGGCTTTCCCGACCGCGACCACGCGGCTGGCGATTGCGGATTTCCGCCGCTCCAGCCTGACCGCCGTGTCCGATCCCGTGTCCATGGCGGTCGAGGGCAAGCTGTCGAGCGCGGGCGGCAACATGCGCGGCCTCATCCGGCGCGGCAATGCGACGCTCGGCCGCTTCGTCGCGACGCTGGCGCCGCCGGGACCGGGCGCGGGTTGGGCGCAGCAATTGCAATCCGCGCCCTTGGGGGGCGGCATCCGCTATGCCGGGCCGGCCGATGTGCTGTTCTCCTTCGCCGGGCTGGCGGATCAACAATTAACCGGGCCGATCGCCGTCGCGGCCGATTTCGGCGGGCGGCTGAGCGCGCCGCGGCTTAACGGCCTCGTCCGCGCCAATGCGCTCACCTATGAGAATGAGACCTTCGGCACGCGGGTCACGCAGATGCGGCTGGACGGGCGCTTCACCAACGACCGGCTCGACCTGCGCGATTTTTCCGGGCGGGCGGGCGAAGGCACGGTGCAGGCGAGCGGCACGGTGGGGCTGGCGGCGGAAAGCGGCTATCCGATGAACATCGCCGTGAGGCTGAACCGCGCCCGCCTCGCCCGCAGCGAAGCGATCACCAGCGTGGTCAGCGGCACGCTGGCCATCACCAACAGCCCGGCCGATGGCGGCCTGATCAGGGGCGACCTGTCGCTTCCCGAAACCCGCTACCGCGTCGCCTGGCAGGGGGGCAGCGACATCCGCCAGTTGACCGGCGTGCGCCGCAAGGGCGAAGGGACCGACCTGCTGGACCAGCGCGTGGCGGCGCGGCAGGCGGCCGCCCGGCCCGCGCCATGGAAGCTGGACGTGCGCATCCGCGCCGATAACGAGATCTACGTGACCGGCATGGGCCTCGATTCCGAATGGAAGACGAACATGCGCGTGACCGGCACGGCGAGCGATCCGCGCGTGGTCGGCAAGATCGAGGTGATACGCGGCCGCTACAGCTTCTCCGGCCATCAGTTCGATCTGGAGCAGGGCGTCATCAGCTTCAACGGGCCGATGATGAACCCGACGCTGGCGATCCGCGCCGAAACAAAGATCAGCGACGTGACGGCGGGCATAGCGGTCGGCGGCACGGCGCAGCGGCCGGACATCGCCTTCGTCTCGACGCCGACGCTGCCGCAGGATGAGATATTGGCGCGCATCCTGTTCGGCGACAATGTGGCGAACCTGTCCGCGACGCAGGCGATCCAGTTGGCGGCGGCGCTGAACGGCCTGCGGGGGGGCGGCGGCGGGCTGAACCCCATGGGCAAGCTGCAAAATGCGTCGGGCGTCGACCGGATCGGCATCGTCGGCGGCGACGAGGCGACCGGGCGCGGCACGTCGCTGGCGGTGGGGCAGCATATCTCCAACAACATCTATGTGGAGGTGATCACCGATCCCAAGGGCTTCACCGCGACGCAGCTCGAAATTTCCCTGTCGAGGACGCTCAGCCTGCTGTCGAAGACGGGGACCAATGCGGGATCGTCCGCCAATCTGCGCTATTCGAAGGATTATTGA
- a CDS encoding methyl-accepting chemotaxis protein, whose translation MENQARNRNVEQAVKKVAELSGDLGIRTLDLQADISELADRVTNQARTIEAISGAAAQLSRDGESVALAGQDAREKAVAARGIIQDSGRQLSDANGNFVDLIERVSSVHAQLDGFREALKTVAHVTSVISGIASQTNLLALNATIEAARAGDAGRGFAVVAAEVKKLAQETATATQTIDQSIGALTGEAGKMLEGIVHGAETARTALNDTKNIELLVERLGALMADLSSNSETVAERIASIVGSAGEIRGGLAALASTSTDNAGGLQRLSGRISTASDDTNRLLQLVAESGVEIADTPYIDFCLDAARTVSDALELALAEGRLTEGELFSETYMPIPGTQPAQYSHPVQPVLIPAARAQQERARAFPGLFGMTFTDRNSFGAVAMPERSHPQRPGDDDWNFEYSRQGLIFDYPDTREQCRITQPFCIKAYRRLNAVGEVILLKQVIASIHVRGRHWGILQMAYQDQDG comes from the coding sequence GTGGAAAACCAGGCAAGAAACCGGAACGTCGAACAGGCGGTGAAGAAGGTGGCCGAGTTGTCGGGCGACCTGGGCATCCGCACGCTCGATTTGCAGGCGGACATCAGCGAACTGGCGGATCGCGTCACCAACCAGGCCCGCACCATAGAGGCGATCAGCGGCGCGGCGGCGCAGCTTTCCCGCGACGGCGAAAGCGTGGCGCTGGCGGGGCAGGACGCGCGCGAAAAGGCCGTGGCGGCCCGCGGCATCATCCAGGATTCTGGGCGCCAATTGTCGGACGCCAACGGCAATTTCGTCGACCTGATCGAACGGGTGAGCAGCGTCCACGCCCAGCTCGACGGCTTTCGCGAGGCGCTGAAGACCGTCGCCCATGTGACCAGCGTCATCAGCGGCATCGCCAGCCAGACCAATTTGCTGGCGCTGAACGCCACCATAGAGGCGGCGCGGGCGGGCGACGCCGGGCGCGGCTTCGCCGTCGTGGCGGCGGAGGTCAAGAAACTGGCGCAGGAAACCGCGACCGCCACCCAGACCATCGACCAGTCGATCGGCGCCCTGACCGGCGAGGCGGGCAAGATGCTGGAGGGCATCGTCCACGGCGCGGAAACGGCGCGCACCGCGCTCAACGACACCAAGAACATCGAACTGCTGGTCGAACGGCTGGGCGCGCTGATGGCGGACCTCTCCAGCAACAGCGAAACCGTCGCCGAACGCATCGCCTCCATCGTCGGATCGGCGGGCGAGATTCGCGGCGGGCTGGCGGCGCTGGCGAGCACATCGACCGACAATGCCGGGGGCCTGCAAAGGCTGTCCGGCCGCATCTCGACCGCCAGCGACGACACCAACCGGCTGCTGCAACTGGTGGCGGAAAGCGGCGTCGAGATCGCCGACACGCCCTATATCGACTTCTGCCTGGACGCGGCCCGGACGGTGAGCGACGCGCTGGAACTGGCCCTGGCGGAAGGCCGGCTGACGGAAGGCGAATTGTTCAGCGAAACCTATATGCCGATCCCCGGCACGCAGCCGGCGCAATACAGCCATCCGGTGCAGCCGGTGCTGATCCCGGCGGCGCGGGCGCAGCAGGAACGGGCGCGCGCCTTTCCGGGGCTGTTCGGCATGACCTTCACCGACCGCAACAGCTTCGGCGCGGTCGCCATGCCGGAACGGTCGCATCCGCAGCGGCCGGGCGACGACGACTGGAATTTCGAATATTCGCGCCAGGGGCTGATCTTCGACTATCCCGACACGCGGGAACAGTGCCGCATCACCCAGCCCTTCTGCATCAAGGCCTATCGCCGGCTGAACGCGGTGGGCGAGGTCATCCTGCTGAAGCAGGTCATCGCCTCCATCCACGTGCGCGGCCGACATTGGGGAATTTTGCAGATGGCCTATCAGGACCAGGACGGGTAA
- a CDS encoding DMT family transporter → MIWLPAALLAGVAQAWRTAVQRRVSHDLSVNAAGVVRYLYGLPFALMLLAGYRLVFAGPWPSPDASFLLFCLGGGLAQIIATNLLIMAFAHRNFVVGTAYSKTEAVQGAILSFLLMGERLHPLTWAGIGCGVMGVMLLSAGGRQAGFVRSLGQPAALCGIASGFFFALTAVAVRRATQMAGGGDPVLAALVVLAAAVAMQAAMQGGYLLLREPEQMRRVLRGWRVSGQVGLLSALGSACWFTGFATAPVALVRIVGQVEVAFTLGFGHFYLGERMARSEVMGLMLVVGGVVLALMGAL, encoded by the coding sequence GTGATTTGGCTTCCGGCGGCTTTGTTGGCGGGGGTGGCGCAGGCCTGGCGGACGGCGGTGCAGCGGCGGGTCAGTCATGATCTGTCCGTCAATGCGGCGGGGGTGGTGCGTTATCTTTATGGGCTGCCTTTCGCGCTGATGTTGCTGGCGGGCTATCGGCTGGTTTTTGCCGGGCCGTGGCCCTCGCCCGATGCTTCGTTTCTGCTCTTTTGCCTGGGGGGCGGGTTGGCGCAGATCATTGCGACCAATTTGCTGATCATGGCCTTCGCCCATCGCAATTTCGTCGTCGGCACCGCCTATTCCAAGACGGAGGCGGTGCAGGGGGCCATATTGTCCTTCCTGCTGATGGGGGAGCGGCTGCATCCGCTGACATGGGCGGGGATCGGTTGCGGGGTGATGGGCGTGATGCTGCTGTCGGCGGGCGGCAGGCAGGCGGGATTCGTCCGGTCGCTGGGGCAGCCGGCGGCGCTGTGCGGGATCGCTTCGGGTTTCTTCTTCGCGCTGACCGCCGTCGCCGTCCGGCGGGCGACGCAGATGGCGGGCGGCGGCGATCCGGTGCTGGCGGCGCTGGTCGTGCTGGCGGCGGCGGTCGCGATGCAGGCGGCGATGCAGGGCGGCTATCTGCTGCTGCGGGAGCCGGAGCAGATGCGCCGGGTGCTGCGCGGCTGGCGGGTTTCGGGGCAGGTGGGGCTGTTGTCCGCGCTGGGTTCGGCCTGCTGGTTCACCGGCTTCGCCACCGCGCCGGTCGCGCTGGTGCGGATCGTCGGGCAGGTCGAGGTCGCCTTCACCCTGGGCTTCGGCCATTTCTACCTGGGCGAGCGGATGGCGCGCAGCGAGGTCATGGGGCTGATGCTGGTGGTGGGCGGGGTGGTGCTGGCCTTGATGGGGGCGCTTTAA
- a CDS encoding endonuclease domain-containing protein, which translates to MPPKRKTVAQARGLRRALTPPEVRLWQWLRERPEGLKFRRQHPVGPYVLDFYCASARLGVEVDGSGHDSAERVVRDERRDDWLGAQNIRVLRIRAVDVLREFEGVTVHVLHQCRAFPLHQPAAGPPPHLSMGRNE; encoded by the coding sequence ATGCCTCCCAAAAGGAAGACGGTGGCGCAGGCGCGGGGATTGCGCCGTGCTTTGACCCCTCCGGAGGTCAGGCTCTGGCAATGGCTGCGGGAGCGGCCCGAGGGGCTTAAGTTCCGGCGGCAGCATCCGGTCGGGCCGTATGTGCTGGACTTTTATTGTGCGTCGGCGCGGCTGGGGGTGGAGGTCGATGGCTCCGGGCATGATAGCGCCGAACGAGTGGTTCGGGATGAACGACGGGATGATTGGCTGGGCGCTCAGAATATCCGTGTTCTGCGGATCAGGGCTGTCGACGTGCTTCGGGAGTTTGAGGGGGTGACGGTGCATGTCCTGCACCAATGTCGCGCATTTCCCCTCCACCAGCCTGCGGCTGGTCCCCCTCCCCATCTTTCGATGGGGAGGAATGAGTGA
- a CDS encoding fumarate hydratase — translation MTVIKTADLIESVADALQFISYYHPMDYIRALGKAYEAEANPAAKDAIAQILTNSRMCAEGHRPICQDTGIVNVFVKWGMDCRLDDNSRSMQEVIDEGVRRAYLNPENRLRASILKDPAFSRVNTKDNTPCVLNVEMVQGDKVIVDVAAKGGGSENKTKFKMMNPSDSIVDWVLEMIPQMGAGWCPPGMLGIGIGGTAEKAVALAKESLMEPIDMGELKARGPQNDIEKLRIEIFDKVNALGIGAQGLGGLSTILDVKIYDYPCHAAGKPVAMIPNCAATRHAHFTLDGSGPAYLEAPKISEWPQVDWKPSKEAIRVDLDKLTPEVVQSWKHGDRLLLNGKMLTGRDAAHKRIQDMLAKGEELPVDFKGRVIYYVGPVDPVRDEVVGPAGPTTATRMDKFMDMMLEQGLAACVGKAERGPAATDSIARHKSAYLMAVGGAAYLVARAIKAAKVVGFEDLGMEAIYEFEVQDMPVTVAVDSEGQNVHRLAPLVWQEKIRKEGLLEKA, via the coding sequence ATGACCGTCATCAAAACCGCCGATCTGATCGAGAGCGTGGCCGACGCGCTCCAGTTCATCAGCTACTATCATCCGATGGATTATATCCGCGCATTGGGCAAAGCCTATGAGGCGGAGGCCAATCCGGCGGCGAAGGACGCCATCGCCCAGATCCTGACCAACAGCCGCATGTGCGCCGAGGGGCACCGCCCGATCTGCCAGGATACCGGCATCGTCAACGTCTTCGTCAAATGGGGCATGGACTGCCGCCTGGACGACAACAGCCGTTCCATGCAGGAGGTGATCGACGAGGGCGTGCGCCGCGCTTACCTCAACCCCGAAAACCGGCTGCGCGCCTCGATCCTGAAAGACCCGGCGTTCAGCCGCGTCAATACGAAGGACAACACGCCCTGCGTGCTGAATGTCGAGATGGTGCAGGGCGACAAGGTGATCGTCGACGTCGCGGCCAAGGGCGGCGGGTCGGAGAACAAGACCAAGTTCAAGATGATGAACCCCAGCGATTCCATCGTCGACTGGGTGCTGGAGATGATCCCGCAGATGGGCGCGGGCTGGTGCCCGCCCGGCATGCTGGGCATCGGCATCGGCGGCACGGCGGAAAAGGCCGTCGCGCTGGCCAAGGAATCGCTGATGGAGCCCATCGACATGGGCGAACTGAAGGCGCGCGGGCCGCAGAACGACATCGAGAAGCTGCGCATCGAGATTTTCGACAAGGTCAACGCGCTGGGCATCGGCGCGCAGGGGCTGGGCGGGCTTTCGACCATCCTGGACGTCAAGATCTACGACTATCCCTGCCATGCGGCGGGCAAGCCGGTGGCGATGATCCCGAACTGCGCCGCCACCCGCCATGCGCATTTCACGCTGGACGGGTCGGGTCCGGCCTATCTGGAGGCGCCGAAGATTTCGGAATGGCCGCAGGTGGACTGGAAGCCGAGCAAGGAGGCGATCCGGGTCGACCTGGACAAGCTGACGCCGGAAGTGGTGCAAAGCTGGAAGCATGGCGACCGGCTGCTGCTGAACGGCAAGATGCTGACCGGGCGCGACGCGGCGCACAAGCGGATTCAGGACATGCTGGCCAAGGGCGAGGAACTGCCGGTCGATTTCAAAGGCCGCGTCATTTACTATGTCGGCCCGGTCGATCCGGTGCGCGACGAAGTGGTGGGTCCGGCCGGGCCGACCACCGCCACGCGCATGGACAAGTTCATGGACATGATGCTGGAGCAGGGCCTGGCGGCGTGCGTCGGCAAGGCGGAGCGCGGGCCTGCGGCGACCGATTCCATCGCCAGGCATAAGAGCGCCTATCTGATGGCGGTCGGCGGCGCGGCCTATCTGGTGGCGCGGGCGATCAAGGCGGCCAAGGTGGTCGGCTTCGAAGACCTGGGCATGGAGGCGATCTACGAGTTCGAGGTGCAGGACATGCCCGTGACCGTCGCCGTCGACAGCGAAGGGCAGAATGTCCACCGGCTCGCCCCGCTGGTGTGGCAGGAGAAGATCCGGAAGGAAGGTCTTCTCGAAAAGGCGTGA
- a CDS encoding glutathione S-transferase family protein, with amino-acid sequence MILYYHPLSSCSWKVLIALYENGTPFEPRMLDDPAVAEAWLALWPLGKFPVLRDEARDRTVAETSIIIEYLGRHRPGPFRPIPEDADAALEVRLMDRLFDIYVMTPMQAIVAEKIRPQGVARDSHGVGEARRMLGKAYALLEARMAGRRWAAGDDFTLADCAAAPALFYADKIEPMRGGFPALRAYLERLEARESFARVLREKEPWWPMFPFAD; translated from the coding sequence ATGATTCTCTATTACCACCCCCTCTCCTCCTGCAGTTGGAAGGTGCTGATCGCCCTTTACGAGAACGGCACCCCGTTCGAGCCGCGCATGCTGGACGACCCGGCCGTGGCGGAGGCGTGGCTGGCGCTGTGGCCGCTGGGGAAGTTCCCGGTGCTGCGGGACGAGGCGCGGGACAGGACGGTCGCGGAAACCAGCATCATCATAGAATATCTGGGACGGCATCGTCCGGGGCCTTTCCGGCCGATTCCCGAAGATGCCGACGCGGCGCTGGAGGTTCGGCTGATGGACCGGCTGTTCGACATCTATGTGATGACGCCGATGCAGGCGATCGTCGCCGAGAAGATCCGGCCCCAGGGCGTCGCCCGCGATTCCCATGGCGTGGGGGAAGCGCGGCGGATGCTGGGCAAGGCCTATGCGCTGCTGGAGGCGCGGATGGCGGGACGGCGCTGGGCGGCGGGGGACGATTTCACCCTGGCCGATTGCGCGGCGGCGCCGGCCCTGTTCTATGCCGACAAGATCGAGCCGATGCGGGGCGGCTTTCCGGCACTGCGCGCCTATCTGGAACGGCTGGAGGCGCGGGAGAGCTTCGCGCGGGTGCTGCGGGAAAAGGAGCCGTGGTGGCCCATGTTTCCCTTCGCGGATTAG
- a CDS encoding ribonucleoside-diphosphate reductase subunit alpha has protein sequence MDFRDSEQVSASDVATVIDEVVETVADKKKAPVPAEGALVDGAPAPKADPTPDSSTVLERRFHVVTDASRDALLTDFGKDTLQDRYLLPGESYQDLFARVAAAYADDADHAQRVYDYISRLWFMPATPVLSNGGTGRGLPISCYLNSVDDSLEGIVNTWNENVWLASRGGGIGTYWGNVRGIGEPVGLNGKTSGIIPFVRVMDSLTLAISQGSLRRGSAACYLDISHPEIEEFLEIRKTSGDFNRKALNLHHGVLLTDEFMEAVRDGKEFALRSPKDQSVRGSVNARALFQKLVEVRLATGEPYIVFNDTVNRTMPKHHRDLGLKVSTSNLCSEITLPTGRDHIGNDRTAVCCLSSLNLETWDEWKDDRQFVEDVMRFLDNVLQDYIDRAPPEMARAKYSASRERSVGLGVMGFHSFLQARGLPFEGAMAKSWNLRIFKHINEKVNEASMQLAVERGPCPDAADMGVMERFSCKMAIAPTASISIICGGASACIEPIPANIYTHKTLSGSFAVKNPYLEKLLVAKAKDSTAVWNSILEKGGSVQHLDFLSQEEKDVFKTSFEIDQRWLLELAADRTPYIDQAQSLNLFIPADVEKWDLLMLHYRAWELGIKSLYYLRSKSVQRAGFAGGVEADNTIDAPKFEIGETTDYDECLACQ, from the coding sequence ATGGATTTTCGAGACAGCGAACAGGTGAGTGCAAGCGACGTGGCAACCGTGATTGACGAAGTGGTCGAAACCGTGGCGGACAAGAAGAAGGCTCCCGTTCCCGCCGAGGGGGCGCTGGTCGATGGGGCGCCTGCGCCCAAGGCCGACCCGACGCCGGACTCCTCCACCGTGCTGGAGCGCCGCTTCCATGTCGTGACCGACGCCAGCCGCGACGCGCTGCTGACCGATTTCGGCAAGGACACGCTGCAGGACCGTTACCTGCTGCCCGGCGAATCCTATCAGGATCTGTTCGCCCGCGTCGCCGCCGCCTATGCCGACGACGCCGACCATGCCCAGCGCGTCTACGACTATATCTCGCGCCTCTGGTTCATGCCAGCCACGCCCGTCCTGTCGAATGGCGGCACCGGGCGCGGCCTGCCGATCAGTTGCTATCTCAACAGCGTCGACGACAGCCTGGAAGGCATCGTCAACACCTGGAACGAGAATGTCTGGCTCGCCAGCCGGGGCGGCGGCATCGGCACCTATTGGGGCAATGTGCGCGGCATCGGGGAGCCGGTGGGCCTCAACGGCAAGACCAGCGGCATCATCCCCTTCGTCCGCGTGATGGACTCGCTGACCCTGGCGATCAGCCAGGGCAGCCTGCGCCGCGGTTCGGCCGCCTGCTATCTCGACATCTCCCATCCGGAGATCGAGGAGTTTCTGGAAATCCGAAAGACGTCGGGCGACTTCAACCGCAAGGCGCTGAACCTGCACCATGGCGTCCTCCTGACCGACGAATTCATGGAGGCGGTGCGCGACGGCAAGGAATTCGCGCTGCGCAGCCCGAAGGACCAGTCGGTGCGCGGCAGCGTCAACGCCCGCGCCCTGTTCCAGAAGCTGGTGGAGGTCCGCCTCGCCACCGGCGAACCCTATATCGTCTTCAACGACACCGTGAACCGCACGATGCCCAAGCATCACCGCGATCTGGGACTCAAGGTGTCGACCTCCAACCTCTGTTCCGAAATCACTTTGCCGACGGGTCGCGACCATATCGGCAATGACCGCACGGCCGTCTGCTGTCTTTCCTCCCTCAACCTGGAAACCTGGGACGAGTGGAAGGACGACAGGCAGTTTGTCGAGGATGTCATGCGCTTCCTCGACAATGTGCTGCAGGACTATATCGACCGCGCGCCGCCGGAAATGGCGCGGGCGAAATATAGTGCGAGCCGTGAACGGTCGGTGGGCCTGGGGGTGATGGGGTTCCACTCCTTCCTCCAGGCCCGCGGACTTCCCTTCGAAGGGGCGATGGCCAAATCGTGGAACCTGCGCATCTTCAAGCATATCAACGAGAAGGTGAACGAAGCCTCGATGCAGCTCGCGGTCGAGCGCGGCCCGTGCCCGGACGCCGCCGACATGGGCGTGATGGAGCGTTTCTCCTGCAAGATGGCGATCGCGCCCACCGCGTCGATCAGCATCATCTGCGGCGGCGCGTCGGCCTGCATCGAACCGATCCCGGCGAACATCTACACCCACAAGACGCTGTCCGGCAGCTTCGCGGTGAAGAATCCGTACCTCGAAAAGCTGCTGGTGGCGAAGGCCAAGGACAGCACGGCGGTCTGGAACTCGATCCTGGAAAAGGGCGGCAGCGTCCAGCATCTCGACTTCCTGAGCCAGGAGGAAAAGGACGTCTTCAAGACCAGTTTCGAGATCGACCAGCGCTGGCTGCTCGAACTGGCCGCCGACCGCACGCCCTATATCGACCAGGCGCAGTCGCTCAACTTGTTCATCCCCGCCGACGTGGAGAAATGGGATCTGCTGATGCTCCACTACCGGGCGTGGGAGCTGGGCATCAAGTCGCTCTATTATCTCCGCTCCAAGTCGGTCCAGCGCGCCGGCTTCGCGGGCGGGGTGGAAGCGGACAACACCATCGACGCCCCCAAATTCGAAATCGGCGAGACCACCGACTATGACGAGTGCCTCGCCTGCCAGTGA